Proteins encoded together in one Bos indicus isolate NIAB-ARS_2022 breed Sahiwal x Tharparkar chromosome 25, NIAB-ARS_B.indTharparkar_mat_pri_1.0, whole genome shotgun sequence window:
- the ITPRIPL2 gene encoding inositol 1,4,5-trisphosphate receptor-interacting protein-like 2 — protein MSVHYTLNLRVFWPLVTGLCTALVCLYHVLRGNAGARTEPPDGADGGFPLLKVAVLLLLGYILLRCRHAVRQRFLPGPPRMGGHSTFSAKHFPEPSLDILLESYYEHEVRLSPHVLGHSKAHVSRIVGELVRAGRARGSPGPIPGGALALAFRGDFIQVGSAYEQHKIRRPDGFDVLVPLRLPPLVALEPRSLGSEPELAPAFHGCFVCALKAPPGASGSHWLRDCKPFSDGFCVDVRGRRLLSATLVLRWFQAHLQRSLATVRYSLEGRCRVSLTPGGLEQPPTLHILPCRTDYGCCRLSMAVRLIPAVHLGDSVFLVAPPPPPSPAGPLSELPEGLRADALWGLNTARQEQKLLSWLQERAPPGACYLKCLQLLKALRDLGARGLDPTAAAQWGRILSSYVLKSALLAVLQREGAPAPGWDEAHLGDRLEELVQFLRDCLLRRRTLFHCVLGPGGAATEVGPLPKVLREAAPVDLLAAFDRQVRELAAARLLSTWRRLPQLLRAYGGPRYLVRCPPPRSQRTQGFPEDEP, from the coding sequence ATGTCGGTGCACTACACCCTCAATCTGCGCGTCTTCTGGCCCCTGGTGACCGGCCTGTGCACCGCCCTCGTGTGCCTCTACCATGTTCTGCGGGGAAACGCGGGTGCCCGAACCGAGCCCCCAGACGGCGCGGACGGCGGCTTCCCGCTGCTCAAGGTGGCGGTCCTACTCCTCCTTGGCTACATCCTCCTGCGCTGTCGCCACGCTGTCCGACAGCGCTTTCTGCCCGGGCCTCCCCGCATGGGGGGCCACTCCACCTTCTCGGCTAAACACTTCCCCGAGCCCAGCCTAGACATCTTGCTGGAGAGTTACTACGAACACGAGGTGCGCCTGTCGCCGCACGTGCTGGGCCACAGCAAGGCACACGTGAGCCGCATTGTGGGCGAGTTGGTGCGGGCTGGCCGTGCCCGAGGGTCCCCAGGCCCCATACCTGGGGGAGCGCTGGCCTTGGCCTTCCGCGGAGACTTCATCCAGGTAGGGAGCGCCTATGAGCAGCATAAAATCCGCCGGCCCGACGGCTTCGACGTGCTCGTGCCGCTGCGCCTCCCTCCCCTGGTGGCGCTGGAGCCTCGGAGCCTGGGCTCAGAGCCCGAGCTGGCTCCAGCCTTCCACGGCTGCTTCGTGTGTGCACTCAAGGCGCCGCCAGGGGCTTCCGGCAGCCACTGGCTCCGGGACTGCAAACCCTTCTCCGACGGCTTCTGCGTGGATGTCCGCGGGCGGCGCCTCCTCTCGGCCACGCTGGTACTGCGCTGGTTCCAGGCGCACCTGCAGCGCTCCCTGGCCACCGTGCGCTACAGCCTGGAGGGGCGTTGTCGGGTCAGCCTGACCCCGGGCGGTCTGGAGCAGCCGCCCACCCTACACATCTTGCCCTGCCGCACCGATTACGGCTGCTGCCGCCTTTCCATGGCCGTGCGACTCATCCCTGCCGTCCATTTGGGCGACAGCGTCTTCCTGGTGGCGCCACCACCGCCACCCTCACCTGCCGGGCCCCTGTCGGAGCTCCCGGAAGGCCTGCGTGCCGATGCCCTGTGGGGGCTGAACACAGCGCGCCAGGAGCAGAAGCTGCTGAGTTGGCTGCAGGAAAGGGCCCCTCCAGGTGCCTGCTACCTCAAGTGCCTGCAGTTGCTTAAAGCTCTGCGAGACCTGGGCGCCCGCGGGCTGGACCCGACGGCCGCCGCGCAGTGGGGACGCATCCTCTCCTCATACGTGCTCAAGTCGGCGCTGCTGGCGGTGCTGCAGCGCGAGGGGGCTCCGGCACCAGGCTGGGACGAGGCGCACCTGGGCGACCGCCTGGAGGAATTAGTGCAGTTCCTCAGGGACTGCCTGCTGCGACGCCGGACGCTCTTCCACTGCGTCCTGGGCCCTGGAGGGGCGGCCACCGAGGTGGGCCCGCTACCCAAGGTACTGCGTGAAGCTGCCCCAGTTGACCTCCTGGCGGCTTTCGACCGGCAGGTTCGGGAACTCGCAGCGGCGCGGTTGCTGTCCACGTGGCGAAGGCTGCCCCAGCTTCTCCGCGCTTATGGCGGTCCCCGCTACCTCGTCAGGTGTCCGCCACCCCGGAGTCAGCGCACCCAAGGGTTCCCTGAAGATGAACCATAA